GTGCTCTCGCCGGCGGCCACAGCCTGCTGCCGATGATGAAGCTGCGCCTGGCCCGGCCGGACGCGCTGGTCGACATCAACGACATCCCGGAGCTGGCCGGGGTCCGCGTGGAGGGCAGCGAGATCGTCGTCGGCGCCATGACGCGCCACCGCGACGTGCTCGACTCCGACATCCTCTCGGAGCACTACCCGGTCTTCCGCGAGGCGGAGCACCTCATCGCGGACCCCATCGTGCGCAACCGCGGCACGATCGGCGGCTCGCTGTGCCAGGCGGACCCGGCGTCGGACATGTCGGCCGTGGCCAGCGCCCTGCGCGCCACGGCGGTGATCACCGGGCCGGGCGGCACCCGCACCGTGCCGGCGCGCGAGTTCCACCTCGGCCCCTACGAGACCGTGGTGGGCCCCGGCGAGCTGCTCACCGAGCTGCGCTACCCGATCCGGCCGGGCGCGGGCTCCGCGTACGAGAAGGTCGAGCGCCGCGCCGGCGACTGGGGCGTCGCCACGGCCGGGGTGTACGTCGTGGTCGCCGACGGCGTGGTGAGCGACTGCGGCATCGGCCTGGCCGCGGTGGGCGCCACGCACTTCTGCTCGCCCGAGGGCGAGGCGGCGCTCACCGGCCAGGCACCCACCGAGGAGAACCTCGCCGCCGCGGCGCGCGCCACGGCCGACTCGGTCGAGCCCAGCGCCGACCAGCGCGGGCCGGTCGACTACAAGAAGCACCTCGCCTACGAGCTGACCCTCCGCGCGCTGCGGCGCGCCGCCGCCGCGAGCCAGGGAGCCTGACATGCAGGTCACGATCACCGTCAACGGGACCGAGCACTCCCGCGACATCGAGCCGCGCATGCTGCTCGTGCACTTCCTGCGCGACGAGCTCGGGCTGCGCGGCACCCACTGGGGCTGCGACACCAGCAACTGCGGCGCCTGCACGGTCACCGTCGACGGCGACACCGTGAAGAGCTGCACGATGCTCGCCGTGCAGGCCGACGGGAAGTCGGTCGGCACCGTGGAGGGCCTCGCCGCCGGCGGCGAGCTCGACCCCGTGCAGACCGGGTTCATGGAGTGCCACGGCCTCCAGTGCGGCTACTGCACGCCCGGGATGATGATGCAGGCCCGCTGGCTGCTCGACCGCAACCCGCACCCCACCGAGGCGGAGATCCGCGAGGGCATCTCCGGCAACATCTGCCGCTGCACCGGCTACAAGAACATCGTCGCGGCGATCCAGAACGCCGCGGACCACCCGGCCCAGACGTCGAGCGAGGTGACCGCATGACCGCCGTCGAGGACGCCCCCATCAGCGCGGGCGGCAACCCCATCGGCTTCGGCCGCATGCACCGCAAGGAGGACGCGCGGTTCCTGCGCGGCCAGGGCAACTACGTCGACGACCTCAACCTGCCCGGGATGCTGCACGGCGCGGTGCTGCGCAGCCCGTTCGCGCACGCGCGGATCATCTCGGTCGACACCTCGGCGGCCGAGGCGCTGCCCGGCGTCCACGCCGTCATCACCGGCGAGACGCTGGCCGGTCTCGGCCTCGCGTGGATGCCCACGCTGTCCTACGACACCCAGGCCGTGCTCGCCACGGACAAGGTGCGGTTCCAGGGCCAGGAGGTCGCGTTCGTCGTGGCCGACTCGCGCTACATCGCGCGCGACGCGCTCGAGCTCATCGACGTTGAGTACGACCCGCTGCCGGTCGTCGCCGACGCCAAGCGCGCCCTCGACCCGGACGCGCCGGTGATCCGCGACGACAAGGAGGGCAAGACCGACAACCACATCTACGACTGGGAGGCCGGCGACGCCGCGGCCACCGAGGCCGCGTTCGCCTCCGCCGACGTCGTGGTGACGCAGGACATCCTCTACCCGCGCGTGCACCCGGCGCCGATGGAGACCTGCGGCTCGGTCGCCCACATGGACCCGGTCACGGGCAAGCTCAAGCTCTGGACCACCACGCAGGCGCCGCACGCGCACCGCACCGTCTACGCGCTCGTGGCCGGCCTGCCGGAGCAGAACATCCAGATCATCAGCCCGGACATCGGCGGCGGCTTCGGCAACAAGGTGCCGATCTACCCCGGCTACGTCTGCTCGATCGTCGGCTCCATCGTCACCGGCAAGCCGGTGAAGTGGATGGAGGACCGCAGCGAGAACCTCATGTCGACGGGATTCGCCCGCGACTACCACATGAAGACCTCGATCGCGTCGACCAAGGACGGCAAGATCCTCGCGGTGAAGGTGGACGTGCTCGCCGACCACGGCGCGTTCAACGGCACCGCGCAGCCGACGAAGTACCCGGCCGGGTTCTTCCACATCTTCACGGGCTCCTACGACTACCCCGCCGCGCACTGCACGGTGAAGGCGGTCTACACCAACAAGGCGCCGGGCGGCGTGGCCTACGCCTGCTCCTTCCGCATCACCGAGGCGTCCTACTGCATCGAGCGCATCGTGGACTGCCTCGCGCAGGAGCTGAAGATGGACCCGGCCGAGCTGCGGCTGAAGAACCTGCTGCGGCCGGAGCAGTTCCCCTACATGAGCCCCACGGGCTGGGAGTACGACTCGGGCGAGTACGAGAAGACGATGCGCGTCGCGATGGGCATCGCCGGCTACGACGAGCTGCGCAAGGAGCAGGCGGAGAAGCGGGCCCGCGGCGAGTACATGGGCATCGGCATCTCGTTCTTCACCGAGGGCGTGGGCGCCGGCCCCCGCAAGCACATGGACATCCTCGGCCTCGGCATGGCCGACGGCTGCGACCTGCGGGTGCACCCCACCGGCAAGGCGCAGGTGCGGCTGTCCGTGCAGACGCAGGGCCAGGGGCACGAGACGACGTTCGCGCAGATCGTCGCGCACGAGCTGGGCATCCCGCCGGAGGACGTCGACGTCATCCACGGCGACACCGACAACACCCCGTTCGGCCTGGGCACCTACGGCTCGCGCTCGACCCCGGTGTCCGGTGCGGCCGCCGCCCTGGTCGCGCGCAAGGTGCGCGACAAGGCGCGCATCATCGCCGCGGCGGCACTGGAGTGCGCGCCGGACGACCTCGAGTGGGAGCTCGGGCGCTGGTACGTCAAGGGCGACCCCGAGCGCGGCCGCACCATCCAGGAGATCGCGATGGACGCGCACAGCGCCCTCGAGCTCCCGGAGGGCGTCGAGGGCCACCTCGACGCGCAGGTGGTCTACAACCCGCCCAACCTCACCTATCCCTACGGCTGCTACATCTGCGTCGTCGACGTCGACCCGGGCACCGGCCAGGTGAAGGTCCGCAGGTTCATCGCGGTCGACGACTGCGGCACGCGGATCAACCCGATGATCGTCGAGGGCCAGGTGCACGGTGGTCTCGCCGACGGCGTCGGCATGGCGCTCATGGAGGTGATGGCCTTCGACGAGGAGGGCAACCACCTCGGCGGCTCGTTCATGGACTACCTGCTGCCCACGTCGATGGAGTGCCCGGACTGGGAGCTCGGCGAGACCGTGACGCCCTCGCCGCACCACCCCATCGGGGCCAAGGGCGTCGGGGAGTCCGCGACGGTCGGCTCGCCGGCCGCCGTGGTGAACGCCGTCATCGACGCCATCTCGCCCTTCGGGGTCCGCCACGCGGA
This genomic interval from Frankiales bacterium contains the following:
- a CDS encoding xanthine dehydrogenase family protein subunit M, translating into MQTPAPVDYAKATSVADALAKLAALGEEARALAGGHSLLPMMKLRLARPDALVDINDIPELAGVRVEGSEIVVGAMTRHRDVLDSDILSEHYPVFREAEHLIADPIVRNRGTIGGSLCQADPASDMSAVASALRATAVITGPGGTRTVPAREFHLGPYETVVGPGELLTELRYPIRPGAGSAYEKVERRAGDWGVATAGVYVVVADGVVSDCGIGLAAVGATHFCSPEGEAALTGQAPTEENLAAAARATADSVEPSADQRGPVDYKKHLAYELTLRALRRAAAASQGA
- a CDS encoding 2Fe-2S iron-sulfur cluster binding domain-containing protein yields the protein MQVTITVNGTEHSRDIEPRMLLVHFLRDELGLRGTHWGCDTSNCGACTVTVDGDTVKSCTMLAVQADGKSVGTVEGLAAGGELDPVQTGFMECHGLQCGYCTPGMMMQARWLLDRNPHPTEAEIREGISGNICRCTGYKNIVAAIQNAADHPAQTSSEVTA
- a CDS encoding carbon-monoxide dehydrogenase large subunit, with product MTAVEDAPISAGGNPIGFGRMHRKEDARFLRGQGNYVDDLNLPGMLHGAVLRSPFAHARIISVDTSAAEALPGVHAVITGETLAGLGLAWMPTLSYDTQAVLATDKVRFQGQEVAFVVADSRYIARDALELIDVEYDPLPVVADAKRALDPDAPVIRDDKEGKTDNHIYDWEAGDAAATEAAFASADVVVTQDILYPRVHPAPMETCGSVAHMDPVTGKLKLWTTTQAPHAHRTVYALVAGLPEQNIQIISPDIGGGFGNKVPIYPGYVCSIVGSIVTGKPVKWMEDRSENLMSTGFARDYHMKTSIASTKDGKILAVKVDVLADHGAFNGTAQPTKYPAGFFHIFTGSYDYPAAHCTVKAVYTNKAPGGVAYACSFRITEASYCIERIVDCLAQELKMDPAELRLKNLLRPEQFPYMSPTGWEYDSGEYEKTMRVAMGIAGYDELRKEQAEKRARGEYMGIGISFFTEGVGAGPRKHMDILGLGMADGCDLRVHPTGKAQVRLSVQTQGQGHETTFAQIVAHELGIPPEDVDVIHGDTDNTPFGLGTYGSRSTPVSGAAAALVARKVRDKARIIAAAALECAPDDLEWELGRWYVKGDPERGRTIQEIAMDAHSALELPEGVEGHLDAQVVYNPPNLTYPYGCYICVVDVDPGTGQVKVRRFIAVDDCGTRINPMIVEGQVHGGLADGVGMALMEVMAFDEEGNHLGGSFMDYLLPTSMECPDWELGETVTPSPHHPIGAKGVGESATVGSPAAVVNAVIDAISPFGVRHADMPLTPANVWRAIQGRPVRTDLAVE